Proteins from a genomic interval of Gadus morhua chromosome 19, gadMor3.0, whole genome shotgun sequence:
- the ankrd34ba gene encoding ankyrin repeat domain-containing protein 34B — protein sequence MDEEECVTGVAGDSAHPLLRAVYLRRLRLTRLLLEGGAYINESDRHGQTPLMVACRTQHADGQSASRGKLLKYLLERGADPNIQDQDGRSALMHACREHAGPELVALLLAGGADLGLEDQSGTSALVYAVTAGDQKVLRLLLDAYKGQGKEVIIITTDSVPNGRARARQYRHGLAPHLALDVRASQAPASPSEIQIITSPLGTGPGSASGPHKQVFSFKENQCFACSGGNHSNPCSPTRLRDPGPQQRRRLPGRLQQQPLLRLNSEPWLKIPASAGSSRVPPAVAEPPPSLPENRPWESGPPKVEIFHGHPKPDASDTGRKASSSSSNSQNTYPPALVSYDRPRGPGIAMVTDGLNQSNQRSAAEKRGSQAGGGEEGAGEEALVRGGDPKRGHHTISLPGISSPHSASHPNLHTPQHPAGGPGPGGAVSPSASFSCGKTHGAALSGLDSIIHRRKLGADHYASDPQLTLKTASPEETQERARPPPAAAAGCRRLATLRSSTLGGSGFSASRESLEGPGPAARRAVPWFERRGSGAFLLDQGSGQYPPRSLPPLQLSPQYNHSPAGGGGGGRAARTAGHDPPCEKISGLKTFVPCAPPGPPKEVSRRALLRRHSMQSEQLKAA from the coding sequence ATGGATGAAGAAGAGTGTGTGACGGGCGTGGCGGGCGACTCGGCCCACCCCCTCCTGCGCGCCGTGTACCTGCGGCGCCTGCGCCTCACCCGGCTGCTCCTGGAGGGCGGAGCCTACATCAACGAGAGCGACCGCCACGGCCAGACGCCGCTGATGGTGGCGTGCCGCACGCAGCACGCCGACGGCCAGAGCGCCAGCCGCGGCAAGCTCCTCAAGTACCTGCTGGAGCGGGGCGCCGACCCCAACATCCAGGACCAGGACGGCCGCTCCGCGCTGATGCACGCCTGCCGCGAGCACGCCGGCCCCGAGCTGGTGGCCCTGCTGCTGGCCGGCGGCGCAGACCTCGGCCTGGAGGACCAGAGCGGGACCTCGGCGCTGGTGTACGCCGTCACCGCCGGCGACCAGAAGGTCCTGAGGCTGCTGCTGGACGCCTACAAGGGCCAGGGCAAGGAGGtgatcatcatcaccaccgacAGCGTCCCCAACGGGAGGGCCCGCGCCCGGCAGTACCGCCACGGCCTGGCGCCCCACCTCGCGCTGGACGTCCGGGCCTCCCAGGCGCCCGCCTCGCCCTCCGAGATCCAGATCATCACGTCCCCGCTGGGCACGGGGCCCGGGTCGGCCTCGGGCCCCCACAAGCAGGTGTTCTCCTTCAAGGAGAACCAGTGCTTCGCGTGCAGCGGCGGGAACCACTCCAACCCCTGCTCCCCGACGCGGCTCCGGGACCCGGGGCCGCAGCAGAGGCGGCGCTTGCCCGGccgcctgcagcagcagcccctccTGAGGTTGAACTCCGAACCCTGGCTCAAGATCCCCGCGTCGGCGGGTTCCTCGCGGGTTCCTCCCGCCGTGGCCGAACCCCCGCCCTCGTTGCCGGAGAACCGCCCGTGGGAGAGCGGCCCCCCCAAGGTGGAGATCTTCCACGGGCACCCCAAACCCGACGCATCCGACACCGGGAGGaaagccagcagcagcagcagcaacagccaaAACACCTACCCCCCCGCCCTGGTGAGCTACGACCGCCCCAGAGGTCCCGGCATCGCCATGGTGACGGACGGCCTGAACCAGTCCAACCAAAGGTCCGCagcggagaagagaggaagccaagccgggggaggggaggagggcgcCGGGGAGGAAGCGCTGGTGCGGGGGGGCGACCCCAAACGAGGGCATCACACCATCTCCTTACCGGGCATCAGCTCCCCCCACTCGGCCTCGCACCCCAACCTCCACACCCCGCAGCACCCGGCCGGGGGCCCGGGCCCGGGCGGTGCCgtctccccctccgcctccttcagCTGCGGCAAGACCCACGGCGCGGCGCTCTCCGGCCTGGACAGCATCATCCACCGCCGCAAGCTGGGCGCCGACCACTACGCCTCCGACCCCCAGCTCACCCTGAAGACCGCCAGCCCGGAGGAGACCCAGGAGAGggccagacccccccccgccgccgccgccgggtgCCGGCGGCTGGCCACCTTGCGCTCCTCCACCCTGGGGGGCTCCGGGTTCTCCGCCTCCAGGGAGTCTCTGGAGGGGCCGGGCCCGGCGGCCAGGAGGGCCGTTCCGTGGTTTGAGCGCCGGGGGTCCGGGGCCTTCCTCCTGGATCAGGGCTCGGGGCAGTACCCCCCCCGGAGCCTGCCGCCGCTGCAGCTGAGcccccagtacaaccacagcccggcggggggcgggggcgggggcagggCGGCTCGGACCGCCGGTCACGACCCCCCCTGCGAGAAGATATCGGGCCTCAAGACGTTTGTCCCCTGCGCTCCGCCCGGACCCCCCAAGGAGGTGAGCCGGAGGGCCTTGTTGAGGAGGCACTCCATGCAGAGCGAGCAGCTGAAAGCGGCCTGA